The proteins below come from a single Chryseobacterium capnotolerans genomic window:
- a CDS encoding F0F1 ATP synthase subunit B, whose translation MGIIEPGIGLLFWMTLTFVILLFLLAKFAWKPIVNAVNERETSIVDALNQAKLAKKEMEDLKADNERIIREAKIERDAILKEAREIKDRIVGEAKDVAKAEGDKLIEAAKQTINAEKNAAMADIRTQIGALSVNIAESILKQKLDNTEAQNELVQNYINKSNLN comes from the coding sequence ATGGGAATTATTGAACCTGGAATTGGACTTTTGTTTTGGATGACCCTTACTTTTGTTATCCTATTGTTTCTTCTAGCTAAATTCGCTTGGAAACCAATTGTAAATGCTGTTAATGAAAGAGAAACTTCTATCGTTGATGCATTGAACCAAGCTAAATTGGCTAAAAAAGAGATGGAAGATCTTAAAGCTGACAACGAAAGAATTATTCGTGAAGCTAAAATTGAAAGAGACGCTATCCTTAAAGAAGCTAGAGAAATTAAAGACAGAATCGTAGGTGAAGCTAAAGATGTTGCTAAAGCGGAAGGAGACAAACTTATCGAAGCTGCCAAGCAAACTATCAACGCTGAGAAAAATGCTGCAATGGCAGACATCAGAACTCAGATCGGTGCTTTATCTGTAAACATTGCAGAATCTATCTTGAAACAAAAGTTAGATAACACAGAAGCTCAAAACGAATTAGTTCAAAATTATATCAACAAATCTAACCTTAACTAA
- a CDS encoding ATP-dependent Clp protease adaptor ClpS: protein MSFYNTIKDYEDPKRQYEEEVLVLDDTDEVYKLVLHNDDVHTFDYVIDSLIEICKHTLEQAEQCTILVHYKGKCTVKTGSLDILKPMHEKLLSRELTSEIV from the coding sequence ATGAGTTTTTATAATACAATAAAAGACTATGAAGATCCGAAACGGCAGTATGAAGAAGAGGTTCTGGTACTGGATGATACAGATGAAGTCTACAAATTAGTGTTGCATAATGATGATGTTCATACTTTCGATTATGTTATTGACAGTCTGATAGAAATATGCAAACATACATTAGAACAGGCAGAGCAATGTACGATACTTGTCCACTATAAAGGCAAATGTACCGTAAAAACAGGCTCATTGGATATTTTGAAGCCTATGCACGAAAAATTACTTTCACGTGAATTAACAAGTGAAATCGTATAA
- the udk gene encoding uridine kinase produces MLVIGIAGGTGSGKTTVVDKILQQLDIEGMNILSQDNYYHDNQGLTLTEREALNYDHPKSIDFELLIKHVKALKNNEPIEQPIYSFVTHSRTGDHVTVEPKNVLVVEGILVLTNKELLKEFDLKVFVHADSDERLIRRIRRDTQERGRDLSEVLHRYQTTLKPMHQEFIEPSKNDADLIIPNMKQNSVAIDFLTTVIKNSLKKH; encoded by the coding sequence ATGCTTGTAATAGGAATTGCCGGTGGAACAGGATCTGGCAAAACTACAGTTGTTGATAAGATACTTCAGCAGCTTGATATCGAAGGAATGAATATCCTCTCTCAGGATAATTATTATCACGACAACCAAGGTCTTACATTGACGGAAAGAGAGGCTTTAAATTATGACCATCCGAAGTCAATAGATTTTGAACTATTGATAAAACACGTAAAAGCTTTAAAGAATAACGAGCCAATAGAACAGCCGATTTATAGCTTTGTGACGCATTCCAGAACAGGAGATCACGTAACTGTAGAACCTAAGAATGTATTGGTAGTAGAGGGAATTTTGGTTCTTACCAATAAAGAATTATTGAAAGAATTTGACCTGAAGGTTTTCGTTCACGCAGATTCTGATGAAAGGCTGATCAGGAGGATCAGGAGAGACACTCAGGAAAGAGGAAGAGATCTTAGCGAAGTATTACATCGTTATCAGACTACTTTAAAACCAATGCACCAGGAATTCATTGAGCCATCTAAAAATGATGCCGATCTTATTATCCCGAATATGAAGCAGAATTCTGTAGCCATTGATTTTTTAACTACTGTTATTAAAAACTCGTTGAAAAAACATTAA
- a CDS encoding ATP synthase F0 subunit C: MDLSTGAGLIYVGIGLAVLGVGLGIGKIGGHAMDAIARQPEQAGKIQGAMLIAAGLIEGAGLIAIIFGAFIK; this comes from the coding sequence ATGGATTTATCAACAGGAGCAGGATTAATTTACGTAGGTATCGGTTTAGCAGTACTAGGTGTAGGTCTAGGTATCGGTAAAATCGGTGGTCACGCAATGGACGCTATCGCTAGACAACCAGAGCAAGCTGGTAAGATTCAAGGAGCAATGCTTATCGCTGCTGGTCTTATTGAAGGTGCTGGTCTTATCGCGATCATCTTTGGTGCTTTCATCAAGTAA
- a CDS encoding dipeptidase yields the protein MQETLNYINENKQRFVDELFELLRIPSISADPAYKDDVLKCADVCAEHLKNAGADHVEICQTKGYPIVFGEKIIDTNLPTVLVYGHYDVQPADPLELWRKPPFEPYIEKTELHPEGAIFARGSADDKGQFFMHLKAFEAMMRTNTLPCNVKFILEGEEEVGSVSLGDFVNENKEKLSCDCILISDTHIYSNEQPTVTTGLRGLSYVEVEVEGPNRDLHSGLYGGAVPNPIHVLSRMIANLIDEDGHITIDGFYDNVEIVSDADRTEMNKLKDNPEEFKKSIGLSNIEGEKGYTTLERASIRPTLDCNGIWGGYTGEGAKTVIPSKAFAKISMRLVPYQTPEEIIEKFTKYFEKIAPDTVKVKVTPHHGGMPYVLQSDTKEFLAAKKAMETAFGKEVLPYRSGGSIPITSMFEKVLGAKSVLMGFGLDSDAIHSPNEHYGLFNFYKGIESIPLFFENYSK from the coding sequence ATGCAAGAGACATTAAATTACATCAACGAAAACAAACAGCGTTTCGTGGATGAATTATTTGAGTTATTGAGAATCCCTTCTATTTCTGCAGATCCGGCGTATAAAGATGATGTATTGAAGTGTGCAGATGTATGTGCAGAACACCTTAAGAATGCAGGAGCTGATCATGTTGAAATTTGCCAGACTAAGGGGTACCCTATTGTTTTCGGAGAAAAAATCATTGATACAAACCTACCAACGGTATTAGTTTATGGTCACTATGACGTACAGCCGGCAGATCCATTGGAATTATGGAGAAAGCCGCCTTTCGAGCCTTATATTGAGAAAACTGAGCTTCATCCGGAAGGAGCCATCTTTGCAAGAGGATCCGCAGACGACAAAGGACAGTTCTTCATGCACCTGAAAGCGTTTGAAGCAATGATGAGAACCAATACACTTCCTTGTAACGTTAAATTTATCCTGGAAGGAGAAGAGGAAGTAGGATCCGTAAGCTTAGGAGACTTTGTGAATGAAAACAAAGAAAAACTATCTTGCGATTGTATTTTAATTTCAGATACACACATCTATAGTAATGAACAACCGACTGTAACAACAGGTTTAAGAGGATTAAGCTATGTAGAAGTAGAAGTGGAGGGGCCAAACAGAGATCTTCACTCAGGGCTTTACGGAGGAGCGGTACCAAACCCAATCCACGTATTGTCAAGAATGATTGCTAACCTTATTGATGAAGATGGACATATCACTATTGATGGGTTCTACGATAATGTTGAGATCGTATCTGATGCAGACAGAACAGAAATGAATAAACTGAAGGATAATCCTGAAGAATTCAAAAAGTCAATCGGATTGAGCAATATTGAAGGAGAAAAAGGATATACAACCCTGGAAAGAGCTTCTATTCGTCCTACTTTAGACTGTAATGGTATTTGGGGTGGATATACAGGAGAAGGAGCTAAAACAGTAATTCCTTCCAAAGCTTTTGCTAAAATTTCAATGCGTTTGGTTCCTTATCAGACTCCTGAAGAAATTATAGAAAAATTCACGAAGTATTTCGAAAAAATTGCACCGGATACTGTAAAAGTGAAAGTAACCCCTCACCACGGAGGAATGCCTTACGTATTACAAAGCGATACCAAAGAATTCTTAGCTGCTAAAAAAGCGATGGAAACAGCATTTGGTAAAGAAGTATTGCCGTACAGAAGCGGGGGAAGTATTCCAATTACGTCTATGTTTGAGAAAGTTTTAGGAGCTAAATCAGTATTGATGGGCTTCGGATTGGATTCTGATGCAATTCACTCTCCAAACGAGCACTACGGATTATTTAATTTCTATAAAGGAATTGAAAGTATTCCATTATTTTTTGAAAATTATTCAAAATAA
- the atpG gene encoding ATP synthase F1 subunit gamma encodes MANLKEIRGRITSISSTMQITRAMKMVSAAKLKKAQDAIVMLRPYSEKLQELIQNVNSSSDPDQVSVYAQKREVKRILFIAVTSNRGLAGAFNSSIVKELNLQFQNNSQYEIEVLPVGKKVYDAVRRNRSVYANGSSVYDNLNFDAVAHITEGVMTSFKEGKFDEVYVIYNKFVNAATQEVTTEQLLPISMPETTEPQVETDYIFEPNRAEILDNLIPKSIKTQVFKAILDSVASEHGARMTAMHKATDNAEALRNDLKIFYNKARQAAITNEILEIVSGAEALKNS; translated from the coding sequence ATGGCAAACTTAAAAGAAATACGAGGCAGAATTACGTCAATTTCATCTACGATGCAGATTACACGTGCTATGAAGATGGTTTCCGCAGCGAAACTTAAAAAAGCACAAGACGCAATCGTAATGTTAAGACCTTATTCTGAAAAATTACAGGAACTTATCCAGAATGTAAATTCTAGCTCTGATCCTGACCAGGTTTCTGTATATGCTCAGAAAAGAGAGGTTAAAAGAATACTTTTCATCGCTGTTACTTCAAACAGAGGTCTTGCAGGAGCTTTTAACTCTTCGATTGTAAAAGAGCTTAACCTTCAGTTCCAGAATAACTCTCAGTATGAGATTGAAGTTCTTCCTGTAGGTAAAAAAGTATATGATGCAGTAAGAAGAAATCGTTCAGTATATGCTAATGGAAGTTCTGTGTATGATAACCTGAATTTTGATGCAGTTGCTCATATCACTGAAGGGGTAATGACAAGCTTCAAAGAAGGTAAATTTGACGAAGTTTATGTTATTTATAACAAATTCGTTAATGCTGCTACTCAGGAAGTAACTACAGAACAACTTCTTCCAATCTCAATGCCTGAAACTACAGAGCCACAGGTTGAAACAGATTATATCTTCGAACCAAACAGAGCAGAGATCTTAGATAACTTGATTCCTAAGTCTATTAAAACTCAGGTTTTCAAAGCAATCTTAGATTCAGTAGCCTCTGAGCACGGAGCAAGAATGACTGCAATGCACAAAGCTACAGATAACGCAGAAGCTTTGAGAAATGATCTTAAAATTTTCTACAACAAAGCAAGACAGGCTGCAATTACCAACGAAATCTTGGAAATTGTTTCCGGAGCAGAAGCTTTAAAAAATTCATAA
- the atpB gene encoding F0F1 ATP synthase subunit A: MNRKISSLFFAFLFVFISSLASAQHESEGEKSAEKVENKEVKDGFNATTMIMEHIGDSNEWHLWTTKDDSGEEHHVSIPLPVIIKDNEGWHTFLSSSIAHGHEHDGYTLEHGQVVSTKGVEKATLFSIISGKQKSNEVFFDLSVTKNAASMFLSVLFMAVVFIGMARNYKKSQLPKGIGKFMEPVIVFIRDEVAIPNIGSVKYKRYMPYLLTAFFFIWINNLFGLIPFFPFGANLTGNIAITAVLAIITLLITLFSANKDYWKHIFMPPVPILLYPIMVPIEIIGIFTKPFALMMRLFANVTAGHIMILAIVSLIFIFKTPLLGFASVPLALFVSVLELLVAALQAYIFTVLSALFIGIAVAEHEHEHGHEEHAH; encoded by the coding sequence ATGAACAGAAAAATTTCTTCATTATTTTTCGCATTTTTATTTGTGTTTATAAGCAGTTTAGCTTCTGCTCAGCACGAATCGGAAGGAGAGAAATCAGCGGAAAAAGTAGAGAACAAAGAAGTGAAAGACGGCTTCAATGCGACCACAATGATCATGGAACACATTGGTGATTCTAATGAATGGCATTTATGGACTACAAAAGATGACAGTGGTGAAGAACATCACGTTTCTATCCCTTTGCCTGTTATCATTAAAGATAATGAAGGATGGCATACTTTTCTTTCTAGCAGTATTGCTCACGGACACGAACATGATGGGTATACTTTAGAGCACGGACAGGTAGTATCTACTAAAGGTGTTGAGAAAGCTACATTATTTTCAATCATCAGTGGGAAGCAAAAATCAAACGAAGTGTTTTTTGATCTTTCAGTAACAAAAAACGCAGCTTCAATGTTCTTGTCAGTTCTTTTTATGGCAGTAGTGTTCATAGGAATGGCAAGAAACTATAAAAAATCACAACTTCCAAAAGGTATTGGAAAATTCATGGAGCCAGTGATTGTATTTATCAGAGACGAGGTGGCTATTCCAAACATCGGGTCTGTTAAATATAAAAGATATATGCCTTATTTATTAACAGCATTTTTCTTTATCTGGATCAACAACTTATTTGGATTAATTCCTTTCTTCCCTTTCGGAGCTAACCTTACAGGTAACATTGCGATCACAGCAGTATTAGCGATTATTACCTTATTAATTACATTATTCAGTGCGAATAAAGATTACTGGAAACACATCTTTATGCCGCCGGTTCCAATCTTGTTGTACCCAATTATGGTTCCAATCGAGATTATCGGAATCTTCACAAAGCCTTTCGCTTTAATGATGCGACTTTTTGCTAACGTTACAGCGGGACACATTATGATCTTGGCGATCGTTTCATTGATCTTCATTTTCAAAACTCCATTATTAGGATTTGCATCTGTACCATTAGCATTATTCGTTTCAGTACTGGAATTATTGGTAGCAGCATTGCAAGCATATATCTTCACTGTATTATCCGCACTATTTATCGGAATCGCAGTTGCAGAGCACGAACATGAGCACGGTCACGAAGAACACGCTCACTAA
- a CDS encoding methylmalonyl-CoA mutase family protein: MSNTATLPNWENLVKKQLKTEDIYPILEKENLEGIEVRPFYTEVKKPLVNLPRVEESTHLVARYHESLEDEVFAFLLDQNVENLTEKTVFVNDKDLAGHISPQEEDQYFSLIDVFNEKEAVIDDQLAKELLAKGFKRSICIDISLHQNAGAAIYQQLGIALAKTKELVEGYGAEILNTLIFRIAVGANYFFEMAKLRAFKMVFNQLSKEYGLDEVPYIFAETSFRNKAVSDNENNLIRSTLELASAMIGGADAVFTNNYLVARSTDNSEEISFKQQIVLAYESIINVFEDAANGSYYVEDITQQIADKSWALFVEIEEAGGYIELLKQGVIQKKIYDHAVEEQQWIEEGKIKLIGVNLYPKLDVKKSITDLYNEKEIKAVRWAEMFE; this comes from the coding sequence ATGTCAAATACAGCTACACTTCCAAATTGGGAAAATTTAGTAAAAAAACAACTTAAAACAGAAGATATTTATCCTATTCTGGAAAAGGAAAACCTGGAAGGAATAGAAGTAAGACCTTTCTATACAGAGGTTAAAAAGCCTTTGGTAAACCTGCCAAGAGTTGAAGAAAGTACCCATTTGGTGGCCAGATATCACGAAAGTCTGGAAGATGAAGTATTTGCATTTTTACTCGATCAGAATGTAGAAAATCTTACAGAGAAGACTGTTTTTGTTAATGATAAAGACCTTGCAGGACATATCAGCCCTCAGGAAGAAGACCAATATTTTTCTTTGATTGATGTTTTTAATGAAAAGGAAGCAGTTATTGATGATCAATTGGCGAAAGAATTATTGGCAAAAGGATTCAAAAGAAGTATCTGTATTGATATTTCACTGCATCAGAATGCCGGAGCAGCTATTTATCAGCAGTTAGGAATTGCTTTAGCCAAAACAAAGGAACTAGTAGAAGGATATGGAGCAGAAATTTTGAATACATTAATCTTCAGAATTGCAGTAGGTGCGAACTACTTCTTTGAAATGGCAAAATTGAGAGCGTTTAAGATGGTTTTCAATCAGCTTTCTAAGGAGTATGGCCTGGATGAAGTTCCTTACATCTTTGCAGAAACTTCCTTTAGAAATAAAGCGGTTTCTGACAACGAAAATAACCTGATCCGTTCTACATTAGAACTGGCTTCAGCAATGATTGGCGGGGCAGATGCTGTTTTTACCAACAATTATCTTGTAGCTAGAAGTACAGATAACTCTGAAGAAATTTCTTTCAAACAACAGATTGTATTAGCTTATGAAAGTATCATTAACGTATTTGAGGATGCAGCTAATGGAAGCTATTATGTAGAAGATATCACGCAGCAGATTGCGGATAAATCTTGGGCATTATTTGTTGAAATAGAAGAAGCAGGTGGTTATATTGAACTTTTAAAGCAAGGCGTTATTCAGAAAAAAATCTACGATCATGCGGTGGAAGAACAGCAATGGATTGAAGAAGGAAAAATTAAGCTGATCGGAGTTAATTTATACCCCAAATTAGACGTTAAAAAGTCCATCACGGATCTTTATAACGAAAAAGAAATAAAAGCAGTTCGTTGGGCAGAAATGTTTGAATAG
- a CDS encoding class I SAM-dependent methyltransferase, whose product MVKLLNKEVQNYINANLKTDLHPLLLKKSPFPEVSMQEIVQQIKGKQVAEKKFPFLLKDGIIFPPQLNMEQSSSEKTALYKSEILKGKKFIDLTSGFGIDAYYLSHNFNDITLIEQNTELLEIVEHNWNVLGKKARFVNQKLEDFLNENQESFDTIYLDPARRDQNKNKVFLLEDLSPNILEIQEKLLSISDQVVIKLSPLIDLKYLISVLPNIFRLDIIALKNDVKEVVAFLSGENKKEIICNCVNLESEESDFSFTFGEEENAQSEYSEPEKFICIPNNTILKAGVFNLISEKFGVKKLHPNTHLYTSSEKIIDFPGRIFEMEIVDSKKIKKKEQFNIISKNYPLKPEEIKKKYGLKDGGNDYLIFTQSKKGKIILKSV is encoded by the coding sequence GTGGTTAAACTATTAAATAAAGAAGTTCAAAATTATATCAATGCAAATCTAAAAACAGATCTGCACCCATTATTATTAAAAAAATCTCCCTTTCCAGAGGTTTCCATGCAGGAAATTGTTCAGCAAATCAAAGGGAAACAAGTAGCAGAGAAAAAGTTTCCTTTCCTGTTGAAGGATGGTATTATTTTCCCTCCGCAGCTTAATATGGAACAGTCGTCCTCTGAAAAGACCGCTCTTTATAAATCTGAAATTCTAAAAGGGAAAAAGTTTATAGACTTGACCAGTGGTTTTGGAATTGATGCCTATTATTTATCTCACAATTTTAATGATATTACTTTAATAGAACAAAATACGGAGCTTTTAGAGATCGTTGAACACAATTGGAATGTACTTGGGAAGAAAGCGAGGTTTGTCAATCAGAAATTAGAGGATTTTTTAAATGAAAATCAGGAAAGCTTTGACACCATTTATCTGGATCCGGCTCGAAGAGATCAGAATAAAAATAAAGTCTTTCTTTTAGAAGATCTTTCCCCAAATATTCTTGAAATCCAGGAAAAATTATTGTCAATATCAGATCAGGTGGTCATTAAACTCTCCCCGTTAATTGATCTGAAGTATCTTATTTCAGTTCTACCGAATATTTTCAGACTTGATATTATTGCTCTTAAAAATGACGTAAAAGAGGTGGTAGCCTTTTTATCCGGGGAAAATAAAAAAGAGATTATTTGCAATTGTGTGAACCTTGAAAGTGAAGAATCCGACTTTAGTTTCACATTTGGAGAAGAAGAAAATGCTCAATCTGAGTATTCCGAGCCTGAAAAATTCATTTGTATTCCTAATAATACGATTTTAAAGGCAGGCGTTTTTAATTTAATTTCTGAAAAATTTGGAGTTAAAAAATTACACCCTAATACTCATTTGTATACATCTTCTGAAAAGATAATTGATTTTCCGGGAAGGATTTTTGAAATGGAAATTGTTGATTCTAAAAAGATTAAAAAGAAAGAGCAGTTCAATATTATTTCAAAAAACTATCCTTTAAAACCCGAAGAAATCAAGAAGAAATATGGATTAAAAGATGGTGGAAATGATTACCTTATTTTTACACAGTCCAAAAAAGGGAAAATTATTTTAAAATCAGTATAA
- a CDS encoding hemolysin family protein: protein MDSDIVRLLLALFLVLLNGFFVAAEFSIVKVRYSQIQLKAAEGDSMAKQAEHIIKHLDEYLSATQLGITLASLALGWVGESALHHIVENIFHSLNVNLTQTTITTVSVVTSFVLITIMHIVFGELIPKSIAIRKSESTTMATAVPLRVFYTIFKPFIWLMNSMSNGFLRLVKIHPASEQEIHSTEELQLLVKQSADSGEIEEENYEIIKNAFDFTDHSAKQIMVPRQNITSIDFEEDVNDIINKIMDSGYSRIPVYIDSIDNVIGIFYTKEIIREFVKRKGDLDHEDLKDLMRDAFFVVESKKVSDLLKTFQLKKQHIAIVIDEFGGTEGIITLEDILEELVGEIQDEEDDEEKIVDKIADNTYWVQATQPLDEINEFLPKKLPLSEESEYNSLAGFILYELEEIPEENQEFDLDDYHFKILKMNNKSVELVELVYQEPNAIDSLAEKIGEV from the coding sequence ATGGACTCGGACATAGTCAGGCTTTTGCTGGCCTTATTTCTTGTTTTACTAAATGGCTTCTTCGTAGCCGCAGAATTTTCAATTGTTAAAGTTCGTTACTCTCAAATTCAGTTAAAAGCCGCAGAAGGTGACTCTATGGCTAAGCAGGCAGAACATATCATCAAACACCTTGATGAATATCTTTCCGCTACACAATTAGGAATTACATTAGCATCCCTTGCCTTAGGTTGGGTAGGAGAGAGTGCCTTACACCATATCGTTGAAAATATTTTTCACTCTTTAAATGTTAATTTAACCCAAACGACGATTACTACCGTTTCGGTGGTAACCAGTTTTGTCTTGATCACCATTATGCACATTGTATTTGGAGAGCTTATCCCTAAATCAATAGCGATCAGAAAATCAGAATCTACAACAATGGCTACAGCTGTTCCGCTGAGAGTCTTTTATACGATATTTAAACCATTTATCTGGTTAATGAACTCCATGTCCAATGGATTCCTAAGATTGGTAAAAATTCATCCGGCTTCTGAGCAGGAAATTCACTCTACAGAAGAGCTTCAGCTTTTGGTAAAACAAAGTGCAGACAGTGGGGAGATTGAAGAAGAGAACTATGAGATCATTAAAAATGCATTTGATTTTACAGATCACTCTGCGAAACAGATCATGGTTCCAAGACAGAATATTACTTCCATCGACTTTGAAGAAGATGTGAATGATATTATTAATAAGATTATGGATAGCGGGTATTCCCGTATTCCTGTATATATTGATTCTATTGACAATGTGATTGGAATTTTCTACACCAAAGAAATTATAAGAGAATTTGTTAAAAGAAAAGGAGACCTGGATCATGAAGATCTTAAAGACTTAATGCGTGATGCATTTTTTGTGGTGGAAAGTAAGAAAGTTTCAGACTTATTGAAAACCTTCCAATTGAAAAAGCAGCATATCGCTATTGTTATTGACGAATTTGGAGGAACTGAAGGGATTATTACTTTGGAAGATATCCTTGAAGAGCTTGTAGGAGAAATTCAGGATGAAGAAGATGATGAAGAAAAAATTGTTGATAAAATAGCGGATAATACCTATTGGGTGCAGGCGACTCAACCTTTGGATGAGATCAATGAATTTTTACCTAAGAAGTTACCTCTTTCAGAAGAAAGCGAATACAACTCGCTGGCTGGGTTTATTCTTTATGAGCTGGAAGAAATTCCTGAAGAAAACCAGGAATTTGATCTGGATGATTATCATTTCAAGATTTTGAAAATGAACAATAAGAGTGTAGAGCTTGTTGAGTTGGTATATCAGGAACCCAATGCCATTGATAGTTTAGCAGAAAAAATTGGTGAAGTTTAA
- the atpA gene encoding F0F1 ATP synthase subunit alpha gives MAEINPAEVSAILKQQLANFDTQSNVEEVGTVLTIGDGIARVYGLENVQYGELVKFSSDVEGIVLNLEEDNVGVALLGESKLVKEGDTVRRTNRISSIKVGEGMLGRVVDTLGNPIDGKGPITGDLYEMPLERKAPGVIFRQPVTEPLQSGIVAIDAMIPVGRGQRELIIGDRQTGKTTVAIDTIINQKEFFDAGKPVYCIYVAIGQKASTVAQIVKTLSDKGALAYTVIVAANASDPVPMQVYSAMAGASIGEFFRDTGRPALIVYDDLSKQAVAYRELSLLLRRPPGREAYPGDVFYLHSRLLERAAKVIADDNIAKQMNDLPESLKPIVKGGGSLTALPIIETQAGDVSAYIPTNVISITDGQIFLESDLFNSGVRPAINVGISVSRVGGNAQIKSMKKVSGTLKLDQAQYKELEAFAKFGSDLDASTLAVISKGERNVEILKQPVNAPLPVDSQVAIVYAGTENLMRNVPLNKIKEFQHEYIEFLRSKHPDTMAAIKSGKIDNDITSVLKQAANDLASKYN, from the coding sequence ATGGCAGAAATAAATCCGGCAGAAGTATCTGCGATCTTAAAACAGCAATTGGCCAACTTCGATACTCAATCAAACGTTGAGGAAGTAGGTACAGTTTTAACCATCGGTGATGGTATTGCTCGTGTATACGGGTTAGAAAACGTACAATACGGAGAGTTGGTGAAATTTTCTAGTGATGTAGAAGGTATTGTACTTAACCTTGAAGAAGACAACGTAGGTGTTGCTCTACTTGGTGAAAGTAAATTAGTAAAAGAAGGGGATACAGTAAGAAGAACAAACAGAATCTCTTCTATCAAAGTAGGAGAAGGAATGTTAGGAAGAGTAGTAGATACTCTTGGTAACCCTATCGATGGTAAAGGTCCTATCACAGGAGATTTATACGAAATGCCATTAGAAAGAAAAGCTCCTGGAGTTATCTTCAGACAACCAGTAACTGAGCCTTTACAGTCTGGTATCGTTGCAATTGACGCGATGATCCCTGTAGGAAGAGGTCAGAGAGAGCTTATCATTGGTGACAGACAAACGGGTAAAACTACTGTTGCGATCGATACGATCATCAACCAAAAAGAATTCTTTGATGCTGGTAAACCAGTATATTGTATATATGTTGCTATCGGTCAGAAAGCTTCTACTGTAGCACAAATCGTTAAAACACTTTCTGATAAAGGAGCTTTAGCTTATACGGTAATCGTTGCAGCTAACGCATCAGATCCAGTTCCAATGCAGGTATATTCTGCAATGGCAGGAGCTTCTATCGGTGAGTTCTTCAGAGACACTGGTAGACCAGCGCTTATCGTTTATGATGATTTATCTAAACAAGCTGTTGCTTACCGTGAGCTTTCTCTACTATTAAGAAGACCACCGGGCCGTGAAGCTTACCCTGGAGACGTTTTCTATCTTCACTCAAGACTATTGGAAAGAGCGGCAAAAGTAATCGCTGATGATAACATTGCTAAGCAAATGAACGACTTACCAGAGTCTCTTAAGCCAATCGTGAAAGGTGGTGGTTCATTAACTGCTCTTCCAATCATCGAAACTCAGGCAGGTGACGTTTCTGCGTATATCCCAACTAACGTAATCTCTATTACAGATGGACAGATCTTCTTGGAGTCTGATCTATTCAACTCAGGGGTTCGTCCTGCAATCAACGTAGGGATCTCTGTATCGAGAGTAGGTGGTAACGCTCAGATCAAATCAATGAAAAAAGTTTCTGGTACGCTAAAATTAGACCAGGCTCAATATAAAGAACTTGAAGCGTTTGCTAAATTCGGTTCTGACCTTGATGCTTCTACTTTAGCAGTAATCTCTAAAGGAGAAAGAAACGTAGAAATCCTTAAGCAGCCGGTAAATGCACCACTTCCTGTTGACAGTCAGGTAGCGATCGTATATGCTGGAACAGAAAACTTAATGAGAAACGTTCCATTGAACAAGATTAAAGAATTCCAACACGAGTATATCGAGTTCCTAAGATCTAAGCACCCTGATACTATGGCTGCGATCAAGTCTGGGAAAATTGATAACGATATTACTAGCGTTCTTAAGCAGGCAGCTAACGATTTAGCTTCTAAATACAACTAA
- a CDS encoding FtsB family cell division protein, which produces MEENNLIKDIQPKSETFKLIQKYVLNKYTITICLFLVWMIFFDKTSFLVINELNGEIHKYEDQLEYYKKEYEKNDAFYKKLMNNKSEKEKYARENYFMKKPNEEIFILVVDSTKVAKK; this is translated from the coding sequence ATGGAAGAAAATAACCTTATCAAAGACATTCAGCCGAAATCTGAAACATTCAAACTTATCCAGAAATATGTGTTGAATAAGTATACCATTACGATCTGTCTGTTTTTGGTATGGATGATTTTCTTCGACAAAACCTCATTTCTCGTAATTAATGAATTGAATGGTGAGATTCATAAATATGAAGATCAGCTGGAGTATTACAAAAAAGAATACGAAAAGAATGATGCTTTCTATAAAAAACTGATGAATAACAAGTCGGAAAAAGAAAAATACGCGCGAGAAAATTATTTTATGAAGAAACCGAATGAAGAAATCTTCATTTTGGTGGTAGACAGTACAAAAGTCGCTAAGAAATAA